In a single window of the Coffea eugenioides isolate CCC68of chromosome 3, Ceug_1.0, whole genome shotgun sequence genome:
- the LOC113765801 gene encoding S-adenosylmethionine decarboxylase proenzyme 4 produces MAMSGFEGFEKRLELHFSGDDPVNGISLRQLDFESIEEVLHAVQCTVVSAVGNQYFDAYVLSESSLFVYPTKIIIKTCGTTQLLKSICPLLHLACDIGLTLSVCRYTRGSFIFPKAQPYPHSSFKEEVIYLEESLPSHLCYRKASVMPSKMSSHSWHVFSACDESHMLMQNFESDHQDIFTVEVCMTELDRVLARKFYRHPNDGKNGDTAGKEMTEITGIVDINPNALICDFAFDPCGYSMNGIDNDRYSTIHVTPEDGFSYASFEFVGSIYDDHNAIVEVLKKVVQVFRPGTMSVATTSTGHEAWTKVASAVEPVGMKCRSCTVDEFPAAGTVVFQTFTPRRK; encoded by the coding sequence ATGGCTATGTCTGGATTTGAAGGGTTTGAGAAGAGACTAGAGCTTCATTTCTCCGGCGATGATCCGGTGAACGGAATCAGTCTCCGGCAGCTGGATTTTGAGTCAATAGAGGAGGTGTTGCATGCAGTGCAATGCACAGTGGTATCAGCTGTGGGGAACCAGTATTTTGATGCCTACGTATTATCAGAATCGAGTCTCTTCGTTTACCCTACAAAGATCATCATCAAGACTTGTGGGACTACTCAGCTGTTAAAATCCATCTGTCCATTGCTGCACTTGGCTTGCGATATTGGCCTCACCTTGAGTGTGTGTAGGTACACCAGAGGTAGCTTCATTTTCCCCAAAGCTCAGCCTTACCCTCATTCAAGCTTCAAGGAAGAAGTTATCTACTTGGAAGAGAGTTTGCCTAGCCATCTTTGTTACAGGAAGGCCTCAGTTATGCCTTCAAAGATGTCTTCTCATTCATGGCATGTTTTTTCTGCATGTGATGAGTCTCACATGTTGATGCAAAACTTTGAGAGCGACCATCAAGATATTTTCACTGTTGAAGTTTGCATGACGGAGCTGGATCGTGTTCTCGCTCGTAAGTTTTACCGGCATCCAAACGACGGAAAAAACGGCGACACAGCCGGAAAGGAGATGACGGAGATAACAGGGATTGTGGATATTAATCCTAATGCACTTATTTGCGACTTTGCATTTGATCCATGTGGCtattccatgaatggaattgatAATGACCGTTACTCTACCATCCACGTAACCCCGGAGGATGGTTTCAGTTATGCAAGTTTTGAGTTTGTTGGTTCCATTTATGATGATCATAATGCTATTGTGGAGGTGTTAAAGAAGGTGGTGCAAGTTTTCCGGCCGGGAACAATGTCGGTGGCGACGACCAGCACTGGTCATGAAGCATGGACAAAGGTTGCCAGTGCAGTGGAGCCAGTGGGGATGAAATGCAGGAGTTGCACGGTGGACGAGTTCCCAGCAGCAGGCACCGTCGTGTTTCAAACTTTCACGCCTCGTCGGAAATAG
- the LOC113765800 gene encoding probable galacturonosyltransferase-like 4, whose protein sequence is MANWSCNTSCVSLAGLLSLLLLQPLTTTTSFTNGIRVNLVPKPASAILSFREAPAFRNGNECSSSKKDNIHIVMPLDINYIRGAVAAILSILQHSTCPENVSFHFLSLRLEPGISSLIKSTFPYLTFRVYHFDSNLVRGKISKSIRQALDQPLNYARIYLSDILPRDVERVIYVDSDIIVVDDIAKLWGVDLGDRVLAAPEYCHANFTTYFTDTFWSDVNLARTFEGRRPCYFNTGVMVVDVDKWRKGGYTQKVEEWMVIQKQRKIYHLGSLPPILLVFAGNIKAVDHRWNQHGLGGDNFEGKCRSLHPGPISLLHWSGKGKPWLRLDSRKPCAVDYLWAPYDLYRSSRIALEE, encoded by the coding sequence ATGGCCAATTGGAGCTGCAACACCTCTTGTGTCTCCCTCGCTGGCCTCCTGTCTCTCCTCCTCTTGCAACCCCTCACAACCACCACCTCTTTCACCAATGGCATCCGCGTCAACCTCGTTCCTAAGCCTGCATCCGCCATCCTCTCCTTTCGGGAGGCACCGGCTTTTCGCAATGGCAACGAATGCAGCTCAAGCAAGAAAGATAACATCCATATAGTCATGCCCCTTGATATAAACTACATCCGCGGCGCGGTTGCCgccattttgtcaattttacAGCATTCGACATGCCCTGAGAATGTTTCCTTCCACTTTCTTTCCCTTCGTCTGGAGCCTGGGATATCCTCATTGATCAAATCCACCTTCCCTTACCTCACTTTCAGAGTCTATCACTTCGATTCTAATCTTGTTCGCGGAAAAATCTCCAAGTCCATCAGACAAGCCTTGGATCAACCTCTGAACTATGCAAGAATCTATCTTTCTGATATTCTCCCTAGGGATGTGGAACGTGTGATTTATGTTGACTCGGATATAATCGTCGTCGACGACATTGCAAAGCTGTGGGGTGTGGACTTGGGAGACCGCGTCCTAGCTGCGCCGGAGTACTGCCATGCAAATTTCACGACATATTTTACGGACACATTTTGGTCCGATGTCAATCTGGCGAGAACTTTTGAAGGAAGAAGACCTTGCTACTTCAACACAGGTGTAATGGTGGTTGATGTTGATAAATGGAGAAAAGGGGGCTATACACAGAAGGTTGAAGAGTGGATGGTCATACAGAAGCAAAGGAAAATTTATCATCTGGGGTCTTTGCCTCCAATTTTGCTCGTATTTGCAGGCAATATTAAGGCAGTGGATCATAGATGGAATCAACATGGTTTAGGCGGTGATAACTTTGAAGGCAAGTGTAGAAGTCTTCACCCTGGACCGATTAGCCTATTGCACTGGAGCGGTAAGGGGAAGCCATGGTTAAGATTGGACTCCAGGAAGCCATGCGCGGTGGACTACCTATGGGCTCCATATGACCTCTACCGTTCATCTAGAATTGCATTAGAAGAATGA
- the LOC113767148 gene encoding AP-5 complex subunit mu isoform X1 produces the protein MSHHHPAPSGFSSVALQRSAEAKIIPKKEKRKKDRQTFLREEEKVMAGGCSIRAIWILSSQDAVVYSRRFPVVERRWRLACDKESQSAGATDSLKVVPYLPTDSELAAAFIDRKKREGSVRGFGIRTSHSVKGSDSWVDDPITRHIISLSIDKEEQGESHFIWPVILHVKGPFYLLALPLVEPHHLKTYARMCNRSDCGNTIGEDENLSSLLLDLPSITGAFMVVHTIGDIVTGDITEPEVVASASPSVGGLLDSLTGSIGISGRAKPVATPIAASATSSTSVSGTLASDAPKIGSRSLDKDALQSFISSAMPFGTPMDLSYSNISAMKMNGFSSVDVPSADSKQPAWKPYLYRGKQRILFTIHETVHVAMYDRDEIPDSITASGQVNCRAELEGLPDVSFPLTGLGSAHVELLSFHPCAQVPEHGGDKHAVTFSPPLGNFLLMRYQVSDGIRPPVKGFYQLSMVSENEGAFLFKLRLMEGYKTPLSLEFCTVTMLFPRRMVVSCDGTPSIGTVFSTERSVEWRIITSGRGVSGKSIEATFSGTLKFVPWQTKKPPSSGSVFGSIDDEDSDFETDSPNNIVNVEDFLAEKMSKDLQAVDLEEPFCWQAYSYAKVSFKMVGSTLSGMSIDPKSVSIFPAVKAPVELSAQVTSGEYILWNTLGKCPVAATPKA, from the exons ATGTCCCATCACCACCCTGCCCCCTCAGGCTTCAGCTCTGTCGCACTCCAAAGGTCAGCAGAAGCAAAAATAAttccaaaaaaggaaaaaagaaaaaaggatcGGCAAACCTTTTTGAGAGAAGAAGAGAAGGTAATGGCGGGCGGTTGTAGCATTAGAGCTATCTGGATCCTCAGCAGCCAAGATGCCGTCGTTTACTCCAG GAGGTTTCCGGTGGTGGAGAGGCGGTGGCGGCTGGCTTGCGACAAAGAAAGCCAGTCTGCGGGTGCCACCGATAGTCTTAAGGTGGTCCCCTACCTTCCTACCGATTCTGAATTAGCAGCGGCTTTTATTGATCGCAAAAAGAg GGAAGGATCTGTTCGTGGATTTGGCATAAGGACAAGTCACTCTGTTAAAGGATCAGATTCATGGGTGGATGATCCTATCACACGTCACATAATAAGCCTAAGTATTGATAAAGAAGAGCAAGGAGAGAGTCATTTTATATGGCCCGTTATTCTACATGTAAAGGGCCCATTTTACCTTCTTGCACTGCCTTTGGTTGAGCCCCATCATCTAAAGACATATGCAAGGATGTGTAACCGGTCAGATTGTGGGAATACTATTGGCGAAGATGAGAATTTATCTTCTCTCTTGCTTGATCTTCCATCCATCACAGG GGCATTTATGGTGGTACACACAATTGGTGACATTGTAACAGGAGATATTACAGAACCTGAAGTAGTTGCAAGTGCATCTCCCTCTGTAGGAGGGTTGTTGGATTCCCTGACTGGAAGCATAGGAATATCAGGTAGAGCAAAACCTGTTGCAACTCCAATTGCAGCATCCGCCACCTCAAGCACCTCTGTTAGTGGAACTCTAGCATCTGACGCTCCAAAAATTGGCTCAAGGTCCCTGGACAAAGATGCACTCCAGTCCTTTATCAGCAGTGCAATGCCCTTTG GTACACCAATGGACCTCAGTTATTCTAACATTTCTGCTATGAAGATGAATGGATTTTCTTCTGTCGATGTGCCTTCTGCAGATAGCAAGCAACCGGCATGGAAGCCTTATCTCTATAGGGGAAAGCAGAGGATACTCTTTACAATTCATGAGACTGTTCATGTTGCAATGTATGACCGAGACGAGATTCCTGACTCCATAACAGCATCTGGTCAAGTCAATTGTCGAGCAGAGTTAGAAGGATTACCTGATGTTTCCTTTCCCTTGACAGGTTTGGGTTCTGCTCATGTTGAGCTATTATCTTTCCATCCCTGTGCTCAAGTTCCAGAGCATGGTGGAGATAAGCATGCTGTAACATTTTCACCACCATTAGGAAACTTTCTGTTAATGCGTTATCAGGTATCTGATGGCATTAGACCTCCGGTAAAGGGGTTTTACCAGCTCTCAATGGTCTCTGAAAATGAAGGTGCCTTCTTGTTTAAGTTGCGCCTTATGGAGGGTTATAAAACGCCTTTATCATTGGAATTCTGTACAGTGACTATGCTTTTTCCTAGGAGAATGGTGGTTTCCTGTGACGGGACACCTTCTATAGGAACAGTCTTCAGTACGGAGCGCTCAGTTGAATGGAGAATTATAACCAGTGGACGAGGTGTTTCTGGAAAGAGCATTGAAGCAACATTTTCTGGAACTTTGAAGTTTGTTCCATGGCAGACTAAAAAACCACCATCCTCTGGGTCAGTGTTTGGGAGTATAGATGATGAAGATAGTGATTTTGAAACAGACTCGCCTAATAACATCGTAAATGTGGAGGATTTTCTTGCGGAGAAAATGAGCAAGGACCTTCAGGCAGTTGATCTGGAAGAACCATTCTGTTGGCAGGCATACAGTTATGCCAAA GTGTCTTTCAAGATGGTCGGATCGACGTTATCTGGCATGTCCATTGATCCAAAATCT GTTAGTATTTTCCCTGCTGTTAAAGCACCTGTAGAGTTATCGGCACAG GTTACATCAGGAGAGTATATTCTGTGGAATACATTAGGAAAATGTCCTGTTGCAGCCACACCTAAAGCCTAG
- the LOC113767148 gene encoding AP-5 complex subunit mu isoform X2: protein MSHHHPAPSGFSSVALQRSAEAKIIPKKEKRKKDRQTFLREEEKVMAGGCSIRAIWILSSQDAVVYSRRFPVVERRWRLACDKESQSAGATDSLKVVPYLPTDSELAAAFIDRKKREGSVRGFGIRTSHSVKGSDSWVDDPITRHIISLSIDKEEQGESHFIWPVILHVKGPFYLLALPLVEPHHLKTYARMCNRSDCGNTIGEDENLSSLLLDLPSITGAFMVVHTIGDIVTGDITEPEVVASASPSVGGLLDSLTGSIGISGRAKPVATPIAASATSSTSVSGTLASDAPKIGSRSLDKDALQSFISSAMPFGTPMDLSYSNISAMKMNGFSSVDVPSADSKQPAWKPYLYRGKQRILFTIHETVHVAMYDRDEIPDSITASGQVNCRAELEGLPDVSFPLTGLGSAHVELLSFHPCAQVPEHGGDKHAVTFSPPLGNFLLMRYQVSDGIRPPVKGFYQLSMVSENEGAFLFKLRLMEGYKTPLSLEFCTVTMLFPRRMVVSCDGTPSIGTVFSTERSVEWRIITSGRGVSGKSIEATFSGTLKFVPWQTKKPPSSGSVFGSIDDEDSDFETDSPNNIVNVEDFLAEKMSKDLQAVDLEEPFCWQAYSYAKVSIFPAVKAPVELSAQVTSGEYILWNTLGKCPVAATPKA from the exons ATGTCCCATCACCACCCTGCCCCCTCAGGCTTCAGCTCTGTCGCACTCCAAAGGTCAGCAGAAGCAAAAATAAttccaaaaaaggaaaaaagaaaaaaggatcGGCAAACCTTTTTGAGAGAAGAAGAGAAGGTAATGGCGGGCGGTTGTAGCATTAGAGCTATCTGGATCCTCAGCAGCCAAGATGCCGTCGTTTACTCCAG GAGGTTTCCGGTGGTGGAGAGGCGGTGGCGGCTGGCTTGCGACAAAGAAAGCCAGTCTGCGGGTGCCACCGATAGTCTTAAGGTGGTCCCCTACCTTCCTACCGATTCTGAATTAGCAGCGGCTTTTATTGATCGCAAAAAGAg GGAAGGATCTGTTCGTGGATTTGGCATAAGGACAAGTCACTCTGTTAAAGGATCAGATTCATGGGTGGATGATCCTATCACACGTCACATAATAAGCCTAAGTATTGATAAAGAAGAGCAAGGAGAGAGTCATTTTATATGGCCCGTTATTCTACATGTAAAGGGCCCATTTTACCTTCTTGCACTGCCTTTGGTTGAGCCCCATCATCTAAAGACATATGCAAGGATGTGTAACCGGTCAGATTGTGGGAATACTATTGGCGAAGATGAGAATTTATCTTCTCTCTTGCTTGATCTTCCATCCATCACAGG GGCATTTATGGTGGTACACACAATTGGTGACATTGTAACAGGAGATATTACAGAACCTGAAGTAGTTGCAAGTGCATCTCCCTCTGTAGGAGGGTTGTTGGATTCCCTGACTGGAAGCATAGGAATATCAGGTAGAGCAAAACCTGTTGCAACTCCAATTGCAGCATCCGCCACCTCAAGCACCTCTGTTAGTGGAACTCTAGCATCTGACGCTCCAAAAATTGGCTCAAGGTCCCTGGACAAAGATGCACTCCAGTCCTTTATCAGCAGTGCAATGCCCTTTG GTACACCAATGGACCTCAGTTATTCTAACATTTCTGCTATGAAGATGAATGGATTTTCTTCTGTCGATGTGCCTTCTGCAGATAGCAAGCAACCGGCATGGAAGCCTTATCTCTATAGGGGAAAGCAGAGGATACTCTTTACAATTCATGAGACTGTTCATGTTGCAATGTATGACCGAGACGAGATTCCTGACTCCATAACAGCATCTGGTCAAGTCAATTGTCGAGCAGAGTTAGAAGGATTACCTGATGTTTCCTTTCCCTTGACAGGTTTGGGTTCTGCTCATGTTGAGCTATTATCTTTCCATCCCTGTGCTCAAGTTCCAGAGCATGGTGGAGATAAGCATGCTGTAACATTTTCACCACCATTAGGAAACTTTCTGTTAATGCGTTATCAGGTATCTGATGGCATTAGACCTCCGGTAAAGGGGTTTTACCAGCTCTCAATGGTCTCTGAAAATGAAGGTGCCTTCTTGTTTAAGTTGCGCCTTATGGAGGGTTATAAAACGCCTTTATCATTGGAATTCTGTACAGTGACTATGCTTTTTCCTAGGAGAATGGTGGTTTCCTGTGACGGGACACCTTCTATAGGAACAGTCTTCAGTACGGAGCGCTCAGTTGAATGGAGAATTATAACCAGTGGACGAGGTGTTTCTGGAAAGAGCATTGAAGCAACATTTTCTGGAACTTTGAAGTTTGTTCCATGGCAGACTAAAAAACCACCATCCTCTGGGTCAGTGTTTGGGAGTATAGATGATGAAGATAGTGATTTTGAAACAGACTCGCCTAATAACATCGTAAATGTGGAGGATTTTCTTGCGGAGAAAATGAGCAAGGACCTTCAGGCAGTTGATCTGGAAGAACCATTCTGTTGGCAGGCATACAGTTATGCCAAA GTTAGTATTTTCCCTGCTGTTAAAGCACCTGTAGAGTTATCGGCACAG GTTACATCAGGAGAGTATATTCTGTGGAATACATTAGGAAAATGTCCTGTTGCAGCCACACCTAAAGCCTAG
- the LOC113767042 gene encoding F-box/LRR-repeat protein 4, producing MKGHDRINSSLPDELILEIFRYLDTKPSRDAASLVCKRWLGLERLSRDTIRIGASGSPDGLVKMLSSRFPHVRNVFIDERRSITLPFQFGKRRRADHSALSPLKLQFAAGKTGPEDYETETYYLSDAGLAVVGDGFSKLEKLSLIWCSNVTSLGLRSIAEKCNALKSLDLQGCYVGDQGLAAVGEWCKQLEDLNLRFCEGLTDTGLVNLALGCRRKLKSLGVAACAKITDVSLEAVGSYCQSLETLSLDSEFIHNKGVLAVAKGCRVLKVLKLQCINVTDEALEAVGIFCNTLEFLALYSFQRFTDKSLCAIGKGCKRLKNLTLSDCYFLSDKGLEAVAVGCTELTHLEVNGCHNIGTFGLESIGRSCASLSELALLYCQKIGNFALSEIGRGCKFLQALHLVDCSSIGDDAIISIAKGCRNLKKLHIRRCYEVGSKGIVAVGENCKFLTDLSLRFCDKIGDEALVAIGNCHSLRYLNVSGCHHIGDAGIIAIARGCPELSYLDVSVLQNLGDMAMAEMSEGCPMLKDIVLSHCRQITDVGLSYLVSRCTLLETCHMVYCPGITTVGVATVVASCANIKKVLVERWKVSQRTRRRAGSTISYLCVDL from the exons atgaAGGGCCATGATCGGATAAATTCCAGTCTACCAGATGAGCTAATCCTCGAGATCTTCCGTTACTTAGATACGAAGCCCAGCCGCGACGCAGCCTCTCTCGTCTGCAAGAGATGGCTTGGCCTCGAGCGGCTCAGCCGCGATACAATTCGCATCGGCGCGTCCGGAAGCCCCGACGGTCTCGTCAAGATGCTATCCAGCCGGTTTCCCCATGTTCGAAACGTGTTTATTGATGAACGCCGCTCCATTACTCTACCTTTTCAATTT GGAAAAAGACGACGTGCAGATCATTCTGCACTTTCACCTCTCAAACTTCAATTTGCTGCTGGCAAAACTGGCCCCGAAGACTATGAAACAGAAACATACTATTTATCGGATGCTGGACTAGCTGTTGTTGGAGATGGCTTTAGCAAACTTGAAAAATTGAGTTTGATATGGTGCTCTAATGTGACAAGTTTAGGGTTGAGATCTATTGCAGAGAAGTGTAATGCATTGAAGTCTTTGGATTTACAG GGTTGCTATGTTGGAGATCAAGGTCTAGCAGCCGTTGGAGAGTGGTGTAAGCAACTTGAAGATTTGAACTTGCGGTTTTGTGAAGGTCTAACTGACACTGGTTTGGTGAACTTAGCCCTTGGTTGTCGAAGGAAATTGAAATCTCTTGGTGTTGCAGCTTGTGCAAAAATAACAGATGTTTCATTGGAAGCTGTTGGATCTTATTGCCAATCTCTTGAAACCTTGTCATTGGATTCAGAGTTTATACATAACAAAGGTGTGCTTGCTGTGGCCAAAGGATGTCGGGTTCTGAAAGTTTTGAAGCTACAATGCATTAATGTAACAGATGAGGCTCTCGAAGCTGTGGGCATCTTTTGCAATACCTTGGAGTTCTTGGCATTATACAGCTTTCAGAGATTCACTGACAA GAGTCTGTGTGCCATAGGAAAAGGGTGCAAGAGACTAAAGAACCTTACCTTGAGTGATTGCTATTTCCTAAGTGATAAGGGTTTAGAAGCTGTTGCCGTCGGTTGTACAGAGCTGACACATCTTGAGGTCAATGGCTGCCACAATATTGGAACTTTTGGATTGGAGTCGATTGGAAGATCTTGCGC GAGCCTTTCGGAGTTGGCCTTGTTGTACTGTCAAAAGATAGGTAATTTCGCACTGTCTGAAATAGGCAGAGGCTGCAAGTTCTTGCAAGCTCTTCACTTGGTAGACTGCTCAAGTATTGGTGATGATGCCATTATTAGTATAGCAAAAGGCTGCAGGAATTTGAAAAAGCTTCACATTCGTCGGTGTTATGAG GTAGGCAGTAAGGGAATAGTAGCTGTTGGGGAGAACTGTAAATTTCTTACAGATTTGAGTCTTCGATTCTGCGATAA GATAGGAGATGAGGCACTTGTCGCAATTGGTAACTGTCACTCTTTACGCTACCTGAATGTTAGCGGCTGCCACCACATTGGAGATGCTGGAATTATAGCCATTGCTAGAGGGTGTCCTGAGCTAAGTTACCTGGATGTAAGCGTCCTCCAG AATTTGGGGGATATGGCCATGGCTGAGATGAGTGAAGGCTGTCCCATGCTCAAGGACATTGTTCTATCACATTGCCGTCAAATAACAGATGTAGGTCTCAGCTACCTTGTTAGTAGGTGCACCTTGTTGGAGACATGCCATATGGTTTATTGCCCTGGCATTACAACTGTTGGAGTCGCCACTGTAGTTGCAAGCTGCGCAAACATAAAAAAGGTGCTGGTTGAGAGGTGGAAGGTCAGCCAGAGGACTAGACGGAGGGCTGGGTCTACCATCTCGTATCTTTGCGTTGACCTTTAG
- the LOC113764968 gene encoding BSD domain-containing protein 1-like, giving the protein MDIFRSVFAEDPSPPSSPKTSSDPSFNSETTPSSPSNSQSQNPNPNPNPKISSVTTTSSWATFGSSFFKSVASKSESVIRNYRNDLEEFSSGLRKETTVIREAARLAVENLPGRLESGAAVAQTSLESVGQVIDDLGGAVSGIIIHGKDSIFHPNDGDFDASDVELVESGDGNGVNKQNLKPYSRIDALIRAMQCDIKTYCEEPEEVGEYEEWKKGFLIGEKIGEIEDLVNENGVIGEIYDEVVPGKVDRETFWSRYFYRVYRVKKAEEARVKLVRRAIEGEDEEDLSWDVDDDEEDGDSGFKSREELKKEIEETEKELANGDKKRSSVSEDSVEGRLEDGKSDRGSSTGKNDISDFSIVSSQRSSHEEEEIGWDEIEDIGSDDDTKVAARGGPNNADLQKLSTAAEKEEQLPWDTEDDDEPARS; this is encoded by the coding sequence ATGGATATCTTCAGATCAGTATTTGCTGAGGACCCATCTCCGCCTTCATCTCCCAAGACCTCCTCCGATCCGAGCTTTAATTCCGAAACTACCCCTTCCTCACCGTCAAATTCCCAATcccaaaaccctaaccctaaccctaacccCAAAATTTCATCCGTCACAACAACGAGCTCCTGGGCAACCTTCGGCTCCTCCTTTTTCAAATCCGTTGCCTCCAAATCTGAATCCGTAATCAGAAATTACCGCAACGATCTCGAGGAATTCAGCTCCGGCTTGAGAAAAGAAACCACCGTCATCCGTGAAGCCGCCAGACTTGCTGTTGAAAACCTTCCCGGTCGGCTCGAATCTGGGGCCGCAGTTGCTCAAACTTCCCTTGAATCTGTCGGCCAAGTGATTGATGACCTCGGTGGAGCTGTTTCCGGGATTATTATTCATGGCAAAGACTCCATTTTTCACCCTAATGATGGTGATTTTGATGCTTCTGATGTTGAATTAGTTGAAAGTGGTGATGGGAATGGTGTAAATAAGCAAAATTTGAAACCTTATAGTAGAATTGATGCATTGATTAGAGCCATGCAATGTGATATAAAGACGTATTGCGAGGAGCCTGAGGAGGTAGGGGAGTATGAGGAGTGGAAAAAGGGCTTTTTGATTGGTGAAAAGATTGGTGAGATTGAGGATTTGGTTAACGAAAATGGTGTTATTGGGGAGATTTATGATGAGGTCGTTCCGGGGAAGGTCGATCGCGAGACCTTTTGGAGTAGGTATTTTTATCGAGTTTACAGGGTTAAGAAAGCAGAGGAGGCAAGGGTGAAGCTCGTGAGGAGAGCGATTGAGGGAGAGGATGAGGAGGATTTGAGTTGGGAtgttgatgatgatgaggaggaTGGGGACAGTGGGTTTAAGTCGAGAGAGGAGttgaagaaagaaattgaagagaCCGAGAAGGAATTGGCTAATGGAGATAAGAAGAGATCAAGTGTGTCTGAAGACAGTGTTGAAGGAAGATTGGAGGATGGGAAGTCAGACAGGGGGAGTTCAACAGGGAAGAACGATATTAGTGATTTCTCTATAGTTTCAAGCCAAAGATCCTCACATGAGGAAGAAGAGATTGGGTGGGATGAGATTGAAGATATTGGAAGTGATGATGATACCAAGGTCGCCGCAAGAGGCGGTCCAAATAATGCTGATCTGCAGAAGCTATCGACTGCCGCTGAGAAAGAGGAACAGTTGCCTTGGGATACTGAGGATGATGACGAACCTGCTAGGTCATGA
- the LOC113764841 gene encoding BI1-like protein, whose translation MDLYGAKSTKDDYAVDLEAGDLLYPGIGYGENQLRWGFIRKVYGILAAQIVLTTLVSALIVLYDPINQLLRGNSILLLFLCFLPFVLLWPLHVYQQKHPLNFVFLGLFTASLSLTVGVSCANTDGRIVLEALILTSAVVVGLTGYTFWAAKKGKDFSFLGPILFTSLVVLLLTSFLQMFFPLGSTSTAVFSAFGAIVFSGYVVYDTENLIKRFTYDEYIWASVNLYLDILNLFLTILQMLRQGDN comes from the exons ATGGACTTGTACGGAGCGAAGAGCACGAAGGACGATTATGCGGTTGACCTAGAGGCCGGAGATTTGCTGTACCCTGGGATCGGCTACGGCGAGAATCAGCTCCGATGGGGATTCATTCGCAAAGTCTACGGCATCCTTGCCGCTCAGATCGTCCTCACCACCCTCGTCTCTGCCTTAATTGTGCTTTATGATCCCATCAACCAACTTCTCCGCGGCAATTCCATCCTTTTGCTGTTCCTCTGCTTTCTCCCCTTCGTCC TTTTGTGGCCGTTGCACGTGTATCAGCAAAAGCATCCactgaattttgttttccttgggCTTTTTACTGCTTCTCTAAGTCTGACAGTTGGAGTAAGCTGTGCTAATACTGATG GGAGAATTGTGCTTGAAGCTCTGATCTTGACATCAGCCGTAGTTGTAGGCTTGACTGGATACACTTTCTGGGCTGCCAAGAAGGGCAAAGATTTTAGTTTCCTTGGACCAATCTTGTTCACCAGCCTTGTAGTACTCCTACTGACTAGCTTTCTCCAG ATGTTCTTCCCACTGGGATCAACTTCTACTGCTGTTTTCAGTGCATTTGGTGCTATAGTTTTCTCTGGATACGTAGTTTATGACACGGAGAACCTAATCAAGCGTTTCACATATGATGAGTATATCTGGGCATCGGTCAACCTTTACCTGGACATCCTCAACCTGTTCCTTACCATCCTGCAAATGCTCAGACAGGGTGACAACTAG